In the Primulina eburnea isolate SZY01 chromosome 15, ASM2296580v1, whole genome shotgun sequence genome, CTTTGGTCATGGATTATCACTTGGCCATGTGGTATACATTGGCATTTTTTGGTAGGCATTACTCAATTGTGTATTATTTGTCTCATCCCTGTCGCAACTTGTTGCatatttgaatttactatcaTCATACTTGAACTTTAAAATGCTACTGTGTTTGGAGCAATATATCATGCAATCTAATCCATAATTTGaaacaaacataaattcatagtgtcagAAGATAACAGTTGACTATATATGGATCAACTTATGGAATAACTGCAAATGGAGGAATGGTTGACTAGAAAAGTGGCATGTGCAATATTTTGCTTTAATATGTGACTGCCAATTTGGGTATGATTTGGCCCATTGGTTGCTGGATGTGAGTCCTTATCTGGTTAAGTTACTATCTTTCATGAAACGAAATGTAATGTCTTAGCAGCCTgcatttgtatattttgttttatgCAATGCCTATCAGATGAATCTTTGTTTTCCAAAACTATGGTGAGATCACGGTGCTGATTATTTACGACGTTTTCCATTACTGACTTGCCAAAATCTTAGAATTTTAACTGATCACTGAAATTTGTCTAACAATCTCTACTCATAACACACTCATTTTGCTTCTACCTGGCAGTCATATACATCATCGCTCAACAACCTCCTTATGAAGGACTAGGTACATATAACTTGCCTGTTCCCTGTTACAGTTCGGCTTCCTTCTTTTTAATTTACATCCATTTATATGGTCTCTTTGTGCTCGAAGTTCGTATGATAGTTTTGAGCACTCAAAGTGGTcgaaaataatatatttcttAATGTCTTGGCTTTGTTGTCTATCTTTATTCTTTCATCATTTCTTCTGAATTTGACTCGTCTAGGTACATTGAATCAACTGACACCACTTCAATTGGAAAGTTTGCTTACTGATGGGAATACCTCAAGATTCTGGCTGGTTGGTGTGTGGAATTTCTTTCTACATTGTACTATATCCTTTTGATAAATGTTACCAAGTACATGGACACATATTTGACTTGACTATTTGATTGTTCCCCAAGGCTTGAGTTGCAGTGAATGGAAATTTAAGCTTGTGTCTAGTATTTTAATTGTTCGAGCTTTGTGGAATATTAACAAGGCTATGGAATTCTCCAAAACAtaatttaagttatttttggCAGGTGGAATTTCGTTGTCTTTCTACCTCTAAATCCATACGCTCAAGCTCTCTCTTCCCTAAACTCTCAATTACGTGAGTTTTGAGCTTCTCCCTACTCACATCCTTAATCTTGTTTGTGTGCGTATGTTCAATGCTTCAAGTACATATCTGACCCCAACTcgctctttttcttttttgctttttttgtcaaaaaaagTTTCTAACTCATTTCTATCCATGCTGTCTTTTCAATTGAGGTTTCCCGTGCAGATTCTCAAACAAAAATGTTTCTTTTGGATCAGTTGATCTCGGGCTCTTTCCGAATGCTGCAGAGAAATTTGGAATCTCTCTTGGTAAGAGATATATCAAAGCTAACGTTTGTAATTCTGTTCACCTATATCCATCACTTTCTTGAATACGCAATATATGCTATGCATAACTCTGTTGAACTTTGTCTTGATTCATTTACTGCACCGATACGCAGCAAGCCTTCAACAACTTCCGATTTATACATTATATCATGATGGAATTGAGATCTCCCGCTTCCCTGAGCTGGATtttgaagaaattttttttaatcatcctCTGTCCAAGGTGCTTTTAGTAACCATGATGCTTCATTAGTATGTTTTGTTTAAAACTGCTATACATATGTTGTTAGAAACCATTCTGTCATTACTAGCAAGAAATGTTCTTGTTTAGCCGTATTTTCACCTGGAGAACAAACACTgaaatttgttattgttttgggATAATTATTCCTCCTGAATTTATTTACTCGCAGAAACTTCTTTGCCGCCATTTTGAGCTCGACAAACATCTACTCGATTATGTGAATGGCAAGTGAGAAGAGCTTTTCATGGTCGACCCAACCATCATTGGATCCAATTATAATTCTGTATGTATTTCCTGAATTTTAAACCATTGAGATCTTTAGTGATGATTTTCTTTTATCATATCCTTCTATCAAAGTAAATTTTGTTGGCCCTTTACTTCTTGATTGAAAGATTCGATTCTTTTCATCCCTGACTCTTTATGGAAATATTATCGAGAACGAAACTTTAAAAATGAAATGTAGAAAATTTCAAGGGCTATAGAGGAAGTTTATTTACACTATTATAAAATATCCATGCATGACAAAGGATGCTGTTTTTCTAAGAGTCATACTCGATATGCATAACCAAAAAAATAAGAAATGAAATCGGGCCTCTATATAGCGAGGAAGTGAATCTGCGTTGATGATAGATTATAGTTTCTTGCCAGATAATGAACCTTTCTACTGTAAAGTCTCTTAAGTATTGTAAAATATTCAATCACCATTGGAACTACAAAATCACCTAAAAGGTATGTATTACGATCTATGCCTCAcccaaaaatcaaaatttctaCTCATTTATTTATGACAGCACATGTAAGAACAACAAGAAGTTAGTGAGAGTGAAGTAAGAGCAGTCACTCCCGGTAAGTATTCATCAAGTTTCACCCTCTCAACAAATACATTTGTTGATTGTTCTTGCCTGGGAATATATCTAGAGATTTAGCATTATATTTATTGGGTAGTAGAGACTAATAGCATACAAATAGTAAAAGCATACCCTGTTAATAATGTACAACAAAATTAGTACTCCATAATATTAACTACTGAAATCTGCTAAAGATAATTTTAAACCATGTCTAGAAACTAGTGTGTTAGTTTCCTTTGTAATAATCCGGAATACAACTGGAGCTCCTAGTGAGGCCATTTTTGTTCTGTGAGGCTGAACTCTTGTCCCTAGGGCTAAGAGATTTGGCCCTGTTCTTTAACATCTCTCTCATGGCTTCAGCTTGGCAAAGCACAGGGTATGCCCTACCGAGACGGTTGAACCTTGCACAAGTGTAGACATGGGCACACAATGCCTCCTCTAGTTTCCCGCCATTCTTTTCCATCTCTTCTTTCACAGCCTCTGAGCAAAGCCCACAAACCATGCGCCCCGAGAACTTTTCACGCACCCTTTTCACGTACTCAGGAGTGCACTCCTCGCACATACCGCAGCCCTCGCATTTGGCATCCTCTACCTCTGATATGGGAGATAGGTCGTTCTTGCTTCTGTTTGAGTTTAAGGTTTCTTGGTTGATAAGTTCGAGTGAAATGTCTGATAAAGTTCGACCTAAGGTTTCCATCGAGAAGCTGGAGGATTTTTTAGTAACGGCATTGTTTTTTGTGAAGTTTTCACCAGATTCGATATCCCTATGAGGGGCCATTATGGGATTGATTGAATGTGGAGACGGTAATCTACCCCCAGGTTTTAATTTATAGTGTGCTAGGGATTTGATACTTTACTCAAGTTTTCATGAGTATGTGAAGTTTGGACCCTAGGATTGCATTCATCATGT is a window encoding:
- the LOC140814752 gene encoding uncharacterized protein, which translates into the protein MSSPDGSIVNWMNRMVSEPYYFLHFLAFFSYIPVRCSAANVLSPLRLSLLLHREFQAFLAFCVLAAVKVVKTESWEIFIADILFFAKIFLVAISLVMDYHLAMWYTLAFFVIYIIAQQPPYEGLGTLNQLTPLQLESLLTDGNTSRFWLVEFRCLSTSKSIRSSSLFPKLSITFSNKNVSFGSVDLGLFPNAAEKFGISLASLQQLPIYTLYHDGIEISRFPELDFEEIFFNHPLSKKLLCRHFELDKHLLDYVNGK
- the LOC140814281 gene encoding uncharacterized protein encodes the protein MAPHRDIESGENFTKNNAVTKKSSSFSMETLGRTLSDISLELINQETLNSNRSKNDLSPISEVEDAKCEGCGMCEECTPEYVKRVREKFSGRMVCGLCSEAVKEEMEKNGGKLEEALCAHVYTCARFNRLGRAYPVLCQAEAMREMLKNRAKSLSPRDKSSASQNKNGLTRSSSCIPDYYKGN